Proteins found in one Mixophyes fleayi isolate aMixFle1 chromosome 8, aMixFle1.hap1, whole genome shotgun sequence genomic segment:
- the LRRC8D gene encoding volume-regulated anion channel subunit LRRC8D, which yields MFTLSEVTSLNDIQPTYRILKPWWDVFMDYLAAVMLMVAIFAGTMQLTKDQVVCLPKLESAVCLPTPASRAVQNNPQVPSKFEEATTTEDSNKWHNTLSDVEPETPFISRTDYLAIPTPPPVQNFNKEAKDPGGRKTNLDYQQYIFINQMCYHVALPWYSKYFPYLALIHTIILMVSSNFWFKYPKTCSKIEHFVSILGKCFESPWTTKALSETACEDSEENKQRLTGAQSLRKHLSNSSEEGSPSPSTPMISKSGLKFSADKPVVEVPGMTILDKKDGEQAKALFEKVRKFRTHVEDSALIYKLYVVQTVVKTVKFIFILCYTLTFVTAISFKHVCTPDVEHLTGYKEFECTHNMAFMLKKLLISYIALICVYGLVCIYTLFWLFRRPLKEYSFEKVREESSFSDIPDVKNDFAFLLHMVDQYDQLYSKRFGVFLSEVSENKLREISLNHEWTFEKLRQHLSRNVQDKQELHLFMLSGVPDAVFEVTDLEVLRLELIPEAKIPAKISQMTALQELHLYHCPAKVEQTAFSFLRDNLKCLHVKFTDVAEIPAWVYLLKNLRELYLMGNLNSENNKMIGLESLRELRHLKILYVKSNLTKIPSNITDVAPHLTKLVIHNDGTKLVVLNSLKKMMNVAELELHNCELERIPHAIFSLGNLQELDLKLNSIRTIEEVISFQHLKRLTCLKLWHNKIVSIPQSISQVKNLESLYLSNNKLESLPAALFHLQKLRHLDVGYNCITAVPLEIGMLQNLQHLYVTGNKVDILPKTLFKCLKLRTLCLGQNCITSIPEKIGHLVQLTHLELKGNCLDRLPSQIMQCRLLKKNGLVIEDHLFDALPSEVKEVLNQDTNPSFANGI from the coding sequence ATGTTCACCCTTTCAGAAGTTACATCACTTAATGACATACAGCCAACATATCGGATTCTGAAGCCATGGTGGGATGTTTTCATGGACTACCTGGCAGCGGTTATGCTGATGGTAGCCATCTTCGCTGGCACTATGCAACTGACCAAAGATCAAGTTGTCTGCTTACCAAAGTTAGAATCCGCTGTATGTTTACCAACTCCAGCTAGCAGAGCAGTACAGAACAATCCACAAGTTCCTTCAAAATTTGAAGAGGCTACTACTACAGAGGATAGTAACAAATGGCACAATACTTTGTCTGATGTTGAACCAGAGACTCCATTCATATCACGGACAGATTATTTAGCAATTCCaactcctcctcctgttcaaAATTTCAACAAAGAAGCAAAAGACCCTGGGGGGAGAAAAACAAATCTGGATTACCAACAGTATATATTCATTAACCAAATGTGCTATCATGTGGCGCTCCCATGGTACTCAAAATATTTCCCCTACCTTGCTCTCATACATACAATCATTTTAATGGTCAGTAGCAACTTCTGGTTTAAATATCCAAAGACTTGCTCAAAAATTGAGCATTTTGTCTCCATACTCGGCAAGTGCTTTGAATCCCCATGGACGACAAAAGCTCTGTCTGAGACAGCATGTGAGGACTCTGAGGAAAATAAACAGAGGCTAACTGGTGCCCAGTCCCTCCGCAAGCACCTCTCCAACAGCAGTGAGGAGGGAAGTCCGAGCCCTAGTACTCCAATGATCAGCAAATCTGGGCTAAAGTTTTCAGCAGACAAGCCAGTAGTTGAGGTGCCTGGAATGACCATTTTGGACAAAAAGGACGGGGAACAAGCTAAAGCCCTTTTCGAAAAGGTTCGTAAATTTCGTACTCATGTTGAAGACAGTGCTTTAATTTATAAACTCTATGTTGTTCAAACTGTTGTCAAGACAGTAAAGTTCATTTTCATACTTTGTTACACATTAACATTTGTAACTGCAATAAGTTTCAAACATGTCTGCACCCCTGATGTGGAGCACCTTACAGGATATAAGGAGTTTGAATGCACACATAACATGGCATTTATGCTAAAGAAGCTTCTCATCAGCTATATTGCTCTTATTTGTGTTTACGGCCTTGTTTGTATATACACTTTATTTTGGCTCTTTAGAAGACCTCTGAAGGAATATTCATTTGAAAAGGTGAGAGAGGAAAGCAGCTTCAGTGACATTCCTGATGTCAAAAACGATTTTGCTTTTCTTCTACACATGGTGGACCAGTATGACCAGTTATACTCCAAGCGTTTTGGGGTCTTCTTGTCGGAGGTTAGTGAAAACAAATTGCGTGAGATTAGTTTGAACCATGAGTGGACCTTTGAAAAGCTCAGACAGCACCTGTCTCGCAACGTGCAAGACAAACAGGAGTTGCATCTCTTCATGCTTTCTGGAGTCCCAGATGCTGTCTTTGAGGTCACGGATCTCGAAGTTCTAAGACTTGAACTTATTCCCGAGGCTAAAATTCCTGCTAAAATCTCTCAAATGACTGCTCTTCAAGAGCTTCATCTCTACCACTGCCCAGCTAAGGTCGAACAAACTGCATTTAGCTTTCTAAGAGACAACTTGAAGTGCCTTCACGTGAAATTTACTGATGTTGCTGAAATTCCTGCCTGGGTCTATCTGCTGAAAAATCTACGGGAACTGTACTTGATGGGTAATTTAAACTCTGAGAACAATAAGATGATTGGACTTGAATCTTTGAGAGAATTAAGACATCTAAAGATTCTCTACGTTAAGAGCAATTTGACCAAAATTCCATCTAATATCACAGATGTAGCTCCACATCTAACAAAACTAGTTATTCATAATGATGGTACCAAGCTTGTTGTGCTAAACAGCCTTAAAAAGATGATGAATGTGGCAGAGTTGGAACTCCACAATTGTGAATTAGAGAGAATTCCTCATGCTATATTCAGTCTCGGCAATTTACAAGAGCTGGATCTTAAGTTGAATAGCATCCGTACTATAGAAGAGGTGATCAGTTTTCAGCACTTGAAAAGACTGacttgtttaaaattgtggcacaATAAAATAGTCAGCATTCCTCAATCCATTTCACAAGTGAAAAACTTGGAATCTCTTTATTTATCAAACAACAAACTTGAGTCACTCCCTGCGGCTCTTTTCCACTTGCAGAAACTCCGGCACCTGGATGTTGGCTACAATTGTATTACAGCGGTTCCTCTTGAAATTGGGATGCTTCAAAATCTTCAACATTTGTATGTTACTGGGAATAAAGTGGACATCTTGCCAAAGACTCTGTTTAAATGTCTAAAATTAAGAACTTTATGCTTGGGTCAAAACTGTATAACTTCAATACCAGAAAAAATAGGACATCTTGTACAGCTTACACATCTGGAACTGAAAGGAAATTGTTTAGACCGCTTGCCTTCGCAAATCATGCAGTGTCGTCTTCTCAAGAAAAATGGGCTGGTTATTGAAGACCACCTTTTTGATGCTTTACCATCAGAAGTTAAGGAGGTATTAAACCAAGATACAAACCCTTCTTTTGCTAATGGAATATAA